One region of Microbacterium rhizosphaerae genomic DNA includes:
- the aceB gene encoding malate synthase A translates to MTIEITRPARVEGADEILTPEALAFVEELHHRFAGRRDELLAARRVKREEVARTGTLDFLAETRAIRDGDWQVAPAPAALIDRRVEITGPAADPKMAINALNSGAKVWLADLEDATSPTWENQVGSIRILRDAARGTLTYTSPLGKRYALRNDIERPTVVARPRGWHLPENHVLVDGEVAVGALVDFGLHVFHTARLLIESGAGPYYYLPKMESHREARLWNDVFTYAQEALGIPYGTIRATVLIETITAAYEMEEILYELRDHASGLNAGRWDYLFSFIKVFRDQGAEFTVPDRADVSMTAPFMRAYTELLVKTCHKRGAFAVGGMAAFIPSRKDPEAAEAAFAKVRADKTREAGDGFDGSWVAHPGLVEVCREVFDGVLGDRPNQLDRQRPEVSVTAEQLIDVASAPGRVTEAGLRTNLYVSVAYVAVWLSGNGAVGIHNLMEDAATAEISRSQVWQQLRNGVVLEDTGEVVTPELVARVLAEEVERLRGEVDPARFDRYYVPAAALVSDICLSEEYVDFLTLPAYELLDAIEMEDAVA, encoded by the coding sequence ATGACCATCGAGATCACCCGACCCGCCCGGGTCGAAGGCGCCGATGAGATCCTCACCCCCGAAGCCCTCGCGTTCGTCGAGGAGCTGCACCACCGCTTCGCGGGGCGACGCGACGAGCTGCTGGCCGCCCGCCGCGTGAAGCGCGAGGAGGTCGCGCGGACCGGCACCCTCGACTTCCTCGCCGAGACGCGCGCCATCCGCGACGGCGACTGGCAGGTCGCGCCGGCTCCCGCCGCGCTCATCGACCGCCGTGTCGAGATCACCGGCCCCGCGGCCGATCCCAAGATGGCCATCAACGCGCTCAACTCCGGCGCGAAGGTCTGGCTCGCAGACCTCGAGGATGCGACGAGCCCGACGTGGGAGAACCAGGTGGGCAGCATCCGCATCCTGCGCGACGCGGCCCGCGGCACGCTGACGTACACCTCCCCGCTCGGCAAGCGATACGCGCTCCGCAACGACATCGAGCGCCCCACCGTCGTCGCGCGTCCGCGCGGCTGGCACCTGCCCGAGAACCATGTGCTCGTCGACGGCGAGGTCGCGGTCGGCGCGCTCGTCGACTTCGGGCTGCACGTCTTCCACACAGCGCGCCTCCTCATCGAGAGCGGCGCGGGCCCCTACTACTACCTGCCCAAGATGGAGAGCCACCGCGAAGCACGGCTGTGGAACGACGTCTTCACGTACGCGCAGGAGGCTCTCGGCATCCCCTACGGCACGATCCGCGCCACGGTGCTGATCGAGACCATCACGGCAGCGTATGAGATGGAGGAGATCCTCTACGAGCTGCGCGACCACGCCTCGGGCCTGAACGCCGGCCGCTGGGACTACCTGTTCAGCTTCATCAAGGTCTTCCGCGACCAGGGCGCCGAGTTCACGGTCCCCGACCGCGCGGACGTCTCGATGACCGCGCCCTTCATGCGCGCCTACACGGAGCTGCTCGTCAAGACCTGCCACAAGCGCGGCGCCTTCGCCGTCGGCGGCATGGCGGCGTTCATTCCGAGCCGCAAGGACCCGGAGGCCGCGGAGGCGGCCTTCGCGAAGGTGCGCGCGGACAAGACCCGCGAGGCCGGCGACGGGTTCGACGGCTCGTGGGTCGCGCACCCCGGACTCGTCGAGGTCTGCCGGGAGGTGTTCGACGGCGTGCTCGGCGACCGACCGAACCAGCTCGACAGGCAGCGTCCCGAGGTTTCGGTGACCGCCGAGCAGCTCATCGACGTCGCCTCCGCTCCCGGGCGCGTCACCGAGGCGGGCCTGCGCACCAACCTCTATGTCTCGGTCGCGTATGTCGCGGTCTGGCTGTCGGGCAACGGCGCGGTCGGCATCCACAATCTGATGGAGGATGCCGCGACCGCCGAGATCTCGCGCTCGCAGGTGTGGCAGCAGCTGCGCAACGGCGTGGTGCTCGAGGACACCGGCGAGGTCGTCACCCCGGAGCTCGTCGCGCGCGTGCTCGCCGAGGAGGTCGAGCGCCTGCGCGGCGAGGTCGACCCGGCCAGGTTCGACCGCTACTACGTGCCTGCCGCCGCGCTCGTGTCGGACATCTGCCTCAGCGAGGAGTACGTCGACTTCCTGACCCTGCCCGCGTACGAGCTGCTCGACGCGATCGAGATGGAGGACGCCGTCGCATGA
- a CDS encoding DUF6527 family protein has protein sequence MTRRNRLAGVRFRAEIPQELDPGVLYVSMEHSTAIHSCMCGCGHEVVTPLGPGSWRLCYDGETITLTPSIGNGALPCRSHYIIRESQIIWQRGNPDPNSQLIIEERHGA, from the coding sequence GTGACGCGTCGAAACCGACTCGCAGGTGTTCGCTTCCGCGCCGAGATCCCCCAGGAACTCGACCCCGGCGTCCTCTACGTGTCGATGGAACACTCCACCGCGATCCACTCCTGCATGTGCGGTTGCGGGCACGAGGTCGTCACACCGCTCGGCCCCGGCTCCTGGCGCCTCTGCTACGACGGAGAGACGATCACGCTCACCCCCTCGATCGGTAACGGCGCCCTCCCCTGCCGATCGCACTACATCATCCGCGAAAGCCAGATCATCTGGCAGCGAGGCAATCCAGACCCGAACTCTCAACTGATCATCGAAGAGAGGCACGGCGCATGA
- a CDS encoding phosphoribosyltransferase family protein, which produces MFKDRSEAGRLLAGRLSALAAERPVVVGLPRGGVPVAFEVASALHAPLDVLVVRKLGVPYQPELALGAIGENGVRVVDEDLVRMAGVSPDELEDVERRERSELERRITRFRDGRRAVPLAGKTVIIVDDGIATGSTARAACRVARALGASRVVLAAPVGPPGAAERLHPDADEVICLFQPADYYAVGQAYRDFSQTPDDEVERLLARASTRSAPSGGTVGATDPEVFVQTRDASLAGSLTVPDDATGIVLFAHGSGSSRFSPRNRYVASVLNGRGIATLLLDLLVPDEEHDRRLVFDIDLLASRLAAATAWVRENDGTAGLRVCYFGASTGAAAALAAAGEQGADITAIVSRGGRPDLAGPMLVQVTAPTLFIVGGADHEVLELNRLAQSRMRCPTRLEIVPGATHLFEEPGALEQVASLAGAWFADHLSIQRSPAAAADRG; this is translated from the coding sequence ATGTTCAAGGATCGTTCCGAGGCGGGCCGCCTTCTCGCGGGGCGTCTCAGCGCGCTCGCCGCCGAGCGTCCTGTCGTTGTGGGGCTTCCGCGCGGGGGTGTGCCGGTCGCCTTCGAGGTCGCATCGGCATTGCACGCGCCGCTTGATGTGCTTGTCGTGCGCAAGCTCGGCGTCCCCTACCAACCGGAACTCGCTCTGGGAGCGATCGGTGAGAACGGCGTCCGGGTCGTCGATGAGGATCTGGTCCGGATGGCCGGCGTCTCGCCGGACGAGCTCGAGGACGTGGAACGTCGGGAACGTAGCGAATTGGAGCGGCGCATCACACGGTTCCGAGACGGTCGCCGGGCGGTGCCACTGGCCGGGAAGACGGTCATCATCGTGGATGACGGCATCGCGACGGGTTCCACAGCGCGGGCGGCATGTCGCGTTGCGCGAGCACTCGGAGCCTCGCGGGTCGTCCTGGCCGCCCCGGTCGGGCCACCCGGCGCCGCGGAACGTCTTCACCCCGACGCCGACGAAGTCATCTGCCTCTTCCAGCCTGCGGACTACTACGCGGTCGGTCAGGCGTATCGCGACTTCTCACAGACACCGGATGACGAGGTGGAACGGCTGCTTGCCCGGGCATCCACTCGCTCCGCGCCGTCGGGAGGCACGGTCGGGGCGACGGATCCCGAGGTGTTCGTGCAGACCAGAGACGCGAGCCTCGCCGGCTCCTTGACCGTTCCGGACGACGCGACCGGTATCGTGCTGTTCGCTCACGGCAGTGGCAGCTCGAGATTCAGCCCCCGCAACCGGTACGTCGCATCCGTCCTCAACGGTCGGGGGATCGCGACACTGCTGCTCGACCTGCTCGTCCCAGATGAGGAGCACGATCGCCGGCTCGTCTTCGACATCGACCTCCTGGCGAGTCGGCTCGCGGCGGCGACTGCATGGGTTCGCGAGAATGACGGGACGGCTGGTCTGCGGGTCTGCTACTTCGGCGCCAGCACCGGCGCGGCGGCGGCGCTCGCGGCGGCCGGCGAGCAGGGTGCGGACATCACGGCGATCGTGTCGAGGGGAGGGCGTCCCGATCTCGCCGGCCCGATGCTGGTGCAGGTGACTGCGCCGACACTGTTCATCGTGGGCGGTGCGGATCACGAGGTGCTGGAACTGAACCGGCTCGCACAATCGAGGATGCGGTGCCCGACACGGCTCGAGATCGTGCCGGGCGCCACGCACCTGTTCGAGGAACCCGGGGCGCTGGAACAGGTCGCCTCACTTGCAGGCGCGTGGTTCGCCGACCATCTCTCCATCCAACGGTCGCCCGCCGCAGCCGCCGATCGTGGATGA
- a CDS encoding multiubiquitin domain-containing protein yields MSIDTTAAHKKPVTVTINARPFQLEKGDITFEELVQLAFPDGTGGEAQYRVSYRRGEGNKSGTLAAGQSVKVKEGMEFHVDVTNRS; encoded by the coding sequence GTGTCGATCGACACAACAGCGGCACACAAGAAGCCGGTCACGGTCACCATCAACGCACGCCCGTTCCAGCTCGAGAAGGGCGACATCACCTTCGAGGAGCTCGTCCAACTCGCCTTCCCGGATGGTACCGGCGGCGAGGCGCAGTACCGCGTCAGCTACCGCCGCGGCGAGGGTAACAAGAGCGGCACCCTCGCAGCCGGCCAGTCCGTCAAGGTCAAGGAGGGGATGGAGTTCCATGTCGACGTCACCAATCGCTCGTAG
- a CDS encoding helix-turn-helix domain-containing protein, with amino-acid sequence MNTQRVQDLEDFVPEWDAPNPGTLIQRELDATGRTQADLADRMSISKKHLNQVIKGASLTPEFSLAIERALGIDARLLLRMEAEWRAARLIDESRASLAQHVGWVNTFKGEDVRRGITHASDDQVTRVEKLLRFFGVSDPAAYDRTWLKLEASFKRSSAFNIDEHATALWIQLAVRQADAIAADAPDYDAGKLRIAAKKLPSLTLKEPEAAFVELQQELLGAGVILVYVEEMPDTRVSGVSLWLPNDRPMIAVTGRYKFADSLWFAIAHEIAHVLHHLKRTTFLEISSDEMEERFHHGDAADHQETQANTYASNLLLAGLSEAELRSVATKEELLELAGALHVSPGVLAGQYAHLTNDWAKFGKLRTKADLSSLP; translated from the coding sequence GTGAACACGCAACGCGTACAGGACCTTGAGGACTTCGTCCCCGAGTGGGATGCCCCAAATCCCGGAACGCTGATTCAGCGAGAGCTAGACGCAACTGGGCGGACGCAGGCCGACCTGGCTGACCGTATGAGCATCAGCAAGAAGCACCTCAACCAGGTGATCAAGGGGGCGAGCCTCACGCCTGAGTTCTCACTCGCGATCGAGCGCGCCCTCGGGATCGATGCACGACTCCTGCTCCGTATGGAAGCCGAGTGGCGAGCAGCGCGCCTCATCGACGAATCGCGAGCGAGCCTTGCGCAGCACGTCGGATGGGTGAACACCTTCAAGGGAGAGGACGTGCGCCGCGGCATCACTCACGCGAGCGACGATCAGGTCACCCGTGTCGAGAAGCTGTTGCGCTTCTTCGGCGTCAGCGATCCGGCCGCCTACGACCGCACGTGGCTCAAGTTGGAAGCCAGCTTCAAGCGCAGCAGCGCGTTCAACATCGACGAGCACGCCACGGCGCTCTGGATCCAACTCGCTGTCCGCCAAGCGGACGCCATCGCAGCCGACGCGCCCGACTACGACGCCGGGAAGCTCCGTATCGCCGCGAAGAAGCTCCCAAGCCTGACCCTGAAGGAGCCAGAGGCAGCATTCGTGGAGCTGCAGCAGGAGCTGTTGGGGGCGGGCGTCATCCTCGTCTACGTCGAGGAGATGCCGGATACGCGAGTCTCTGGTGTCTCACTGTGGCTGCCGAACGATCGCCCGATGATCGCTGTGACCGGTCGCTACAAGTTCGCCGACTCGCTGTGGTTCGCGATCGCCCACGAGATAGCCCACGTGCTGCACCACCTCAAACGAACTACCTTCCTGGAGATCTCGTCCGACGAAATGGAGGAGCGCTTCCACCACGGCGACGCCGCCGACCACCAGGAAACGCAAGCCAACACGTACGCCTCGAATCTTCTCCTTGCTGGACTTAGCGAGGCTGAACTGCGCTCGGTGGCCACCAAAGAGGAGCTCCTCGAGCTTGCCGGGGCGCTTCATGTGTCCCCGGGAGTTCTAGCCGGTCAGTACGCTCACCTCACGAATGACTGGGCAAAGTTCGGAAAGCTACGAACGAAGGCGGATCTGTCGAGCCTGCCGTGA
- a CDS encoding DUF6986 family protein: MMLTPDDLARIDAKLAATDELLATAYPGDSGARQPVHTVYVPADRYTPDLPARWGADALAAVDAAGGMEALAERVGIAPELVAPVAARAAAKLAAEPIEDLRIDFEDGYGDRGDAEDAEAVRAAQQVSEAVASGQAPPFIGIRFKCFERPTRARGLRTLDLFIGGLMDAGGLPDGLVLTLPKVSTVAQVEAMADAAAALERGHGLPEGRIRFEVQVETPQLILGANGRSPLAELPTAVPGRISSFHYGTYDYSASLGIAAGYQSMEHPVADLAKGVMQLAVAGTGIHLSDGSTNILPIGDRTEEAWALHARLVRRSLERGFSQGWDLHAHQLPTRYLATYAFYREGWPEAASRLRGYLEQTPGAVLDEPATARALAWFVARGVQCGAIGTDEVADGIGIDESALLALAHPRRAA; the protein is encoded by the coding sequence ATGATGCTGACCCCCGACGACCTCGCACGGATCGACGCGAAGCTCGCCGCCACCGACGAGCTGCTCGCGACCGCCTACCCGGGCGACAGCGGTGCCCGTCAGCCCGTGCACACCGTGTACGTGCCGGCCGACCGCTACACGCCCGACCTGCCCGCCCGCTGGGGTGCCGACGCGCTCGCGGCGGTGGATGCCGCAGGCGGCATGGAGGCGCTCGCCGAGCGCGTCGGCATCGCTCCGGAACTCGTCGCGCCGGTCGCGGCCCGCGCGGCCGCCAAGCTCGCGGCCGAGCCGATCGAGGATCTGCGGATCGACTTCGAGGACGGCTATGGCGATCGGGGGGATGCCGAGGACGCCGAGGCCGTACGGGCCGCGCAGCAGGTGTCCGAGGCCGTCGCCTCCGGGCAGGCGCCGCCGTTCATCGGCATCCGGTTCAAGTGCTTCGAGCGGCCCACCCGCGCTCGCGGCCTCCGTACGCTCGACCTCTTCATCGGCGGACTGATGGATGCCGGCGGCCTGCCCGACGGGCTCGTCCTCACGCTGCCGAAGGTCTCGACCGTCGCGCAGGTCGAGGCGATGGCGGATGCTGCGGCCGCCCTCGAGCGCGGGCACGGCCTGCCAGAGGGCCGCATCCGGTTCGAGGTGCAGGTCGAGACCCCGCAGCTGATCCTCGGCGCGAACGGGCGGTCGCCGCTCGCAGAGCTGCCCACCGCCGTACCTGGGCGGATCTCGTCGTTCCACTACGGCACGTACGACTACAGCGCCTCGCTCGGCATCGCCGCCGGGTACCAGTCGATGGAGCACCCGGTCGCAGACCTCGCCAAGGGCGTGATGCAGCTGGCCGTGGCCGGGACCGGCATCCATCTGTCCGACGGGTCGACCAACATCCTGCCGATCGGCGACCGCACCGAGGAGGCGTGGGCGCTGCACGCGCGGCTCGTGCGCCGGTCGCTCGAGCGCGGGTTCTCCCAGGGCTGGGACCTGCACGCCCACCAGCTGCCGACGCGGTACCTCGCGACCTACGCGTTCTACCGGGAGGGCTGGCCGGAGGCGGCGTCGCGCCTGCGCGGCTACCTCGAGCAGACGCCCGGAGCCGTGCTCGACGAGCCGGCGACCGCCCGCGCGCTGGCGTGGTTCGTCGCCCGCGGCGTACAGTGCGGAGCCATCGGCACGGACGAGGTCGCCGACGGCATCGGCATCGACGAGAGCGCGCTGCTCGCGCTCGCACATCCGCGGCGCGCGGCCTGA
- a CDS encoding ThiF family adenylyltransferase, producing the protein MSTSPIARSSDLSRLRAEGFDIRIADGHLVVRDIPYVDESRTVRLGALACVLDLCGDSTVQPQTHVMKFAGEYPCTPTGQALEPIRHSNIVETIGGLTFNFSFSSKPMSGTYPDFYEKVTAYASILSDQARALDPTVDPRTFQPVETSPEESVFLYEDTASARAGTTSANEKLRGQRIAIIGLGGTGAYILDAVAKTPVQEIHLYDGDRLLTHNAFRAPGAVTLAELRAQPTKVEHWATTFGALRRGVIPHPYAITTENVSGLDTMDVVFVAVDESAAKRPIIEHLEQVAVTFIDCGMGLSLTDDDQVRGQLRVTTSTPNKREHVHDLGRIPLGDPVADNAYSTNLQVAEMNALNALMAVVRWKKLAGFYVDSEHEHDMTYIVDGNEIINQDSAP; encoded by the coding sequence ATGTCGACGTCACCAATCGCTCGTAGTTCAGACCTGAGCCGCCTACGGGCGGAGGGCTTCGACATCCGCATCGCCGATGGTCATCTCGTCGTACGAGACATTCCCTACGTCGATGAGTCCCGCACGGTTCGCCTCGGCGCCCTCGCCTGCGTCCTCGATCTCTGCGGCGACAGCACCGTCCAGCCGCAAACACACGTGATGAAGTTCGCCGGCGAATATCCCTGCACGCCGACAGGACAAGCCCTCGAACCGATCCGGCACAGCAACATCGTCGAGACGATCGGCGGGCTGACCTTCAACTTTTCCTTCTCCAGCAAGCCGATGTCCGGGACCTACCCCGACTTCTACGAGAAGGTCACCGCCTACGCGAGCATCCTGTCCGATCAGGCGCGGGCCCTTGACCCGACAGTCGACCCGCGGACATTCCAACCGGTCGAAACGTCCCCCGAGGAGTCCGTCTTCCTGTACGAGGACACTGCCAGCGCAAGGGCAGGAACGACCAGCGCCAACGAAAAGCTCCGTGGGCAGCGGATCGCGATCATCGGCCTCGGCGGAACAGGCGCATACATCCTCGATGCCGTCGCGAAAACCCCCGTTCAGGAGATCCACCTCTACGACGGAGACCGGCTCCTGACGCACAACGCCTTCCGGGCACCGGGCGCCGTGACACTCGCTGAGCTCCGAGCGCAGCCCACCAAGGTCGAACACTGGGCGACAACGTTCGGAGCTCTCCGACGCGGCGTGATCCCGCACCCGTATGCGATCACCACGGAGAACGTCTCCGGGCTGGACACCATGGACGTCGTGTTCGTTGCCGTCGACGAGAGCGCTGCGAAGCGCCCGATCATTGAGCACCTCGAACAGGTCGCTGTCACGTTCATTGACTGTGGAATGGGACTCTCCCTCACCGACGACGACCAGGTTCGCGGACAACTGCGCGTCACGACCAGCACCCCGAACAAGCGCGAGCACGTGCACGACCTCGGGAGAATCCCGCTGGGCGATCCGGTGGCGGACAACGCGTACTCAACCAACCTGCAGGTCGCAGAGATGAACGCGCTGAACGCACTCATGGCCGTCGTCCGCTGGAAGAAGCTCGCAGGATTCTACGTCGACAGCGAGCACGAACACGACATGACCTACATCGTCGACGGCAACGAGATCATCAACCAAGACAGCGCACCGTGA
- a CDS encoding bifunctional allantoicase/(S)-ureidoglycine aminohydrolase, producing the protein MGYYTPAGGLPPQTDLLTDRAVVKLAYTFIPKGVLRDIVTSSLPGFTDTRAWVIARPTPSSATTFSQLIVEIAPGGGAPKPEVEAGVEGVVFVTTGALTLTLEGEQHVLEEGGYAFIAPGAQWSLANEGDEVTSFHWIRKAYEFLDGVAAPASFVTRDQDIEPVAMPDTDGVWATTRFSDASDMAHDMQVNIVTFQPGGSIPFAETHVMEHGLFVLQGKAVYRLNDDWVECEAGDYMLLRAFCPQACYAGGPEPFRYLLYKDMNRQIRLT; encoded by the coding sequence ATGGGTTACTACACCCCCGCGGGCGGCCTGCCCCCGCAGACCGACCTGCTCACCGACCGCGCGGTCGTCAAGCTCGCGTACACGTTCATCCCGAAGGGGGTGCTGCGCGACATCGTGACCTCGAGTCTCCCGGGGTTCACCGACACCCGTGCGTGGGTCATCGCGCGGCCGACGCCGAGCTCGGCGACCACCTTCTCGCAGCTGATCGTCGAGATCGCCCCCGGCGGCGGCGCGCCGAAGCCCGAGGTGGAGGCCGGCGTCGAGGGCGTCGTCTTCGTGACGACCGGGGCGCTGACCCTGACGCTCGAGGGGGAGCAGCACGTGCTCGAGGAGGGCGGCTACGCCTTCATCGCGCCGGGCGCGCAGTGGTCGCTGGCCAATGAGGGCGACGAGGTCACGAGCTTCCACTGGATCCGCAAGGCGTATGAATTCTTGGACGGCGTTGCGGCGCCGGCATCCTTCGTCACGCGCGACCAGGACATCGAACCTGTCGCGATGCCCGACACCGATGGCGTGTGGGCCACCACCCGGTTCTCGGATGCGTCGGACATGGCGCACGACATGCAGGTCAACATCGTCACATTCCAGCCCGGCGGGTCGATCCCGTTCGCCGAGACACACGTCATGGAGCACGGCCTGTTCGTGCTGCAGGGCAAGGCCGTCTACCGCCTGAACGACGACTGGGTCGAGTGCGAGGCCGGCGACTACATGCTGCTGCGCGCCTTCTGCCCGCAGGCCTGCTACGCGGGCGGCCCCGAGCCGTTCCGCTACCTGCTGTACAAGGACATGAACCGGCAGATTCGCCTCACCTGA
- a CDS encoding IS110 family transposase yields MDVHRDFAQIAIVEAGVVVDAGRVDCRPEALRAWAAQLTVDDQVALEATGNSDAIAGLLSQHAGRVVVSNPLKTRAIAEAKIKTDKVDARILAQLLAVDFLPPVWLPDDRTAMLRRMSTARASLVRQRTQTKNRVHAVLHRNLMPRPPATDLFGKTGRAWLETLPLPKDEQDAVTSLLRQLDFLNTELAAADRAIAQQVVGDQAVRRLMTIPGVDVIVAVSIIAAVGDFSRFESPDKLVAYLGLHPKVRQSGNSPAIHSHITKTGRASTRGMLVEAAWVAAKAPGPLRAFYHRVKNRRGFQIAVVATARKMLVLAWHLVTKDEDYAFARPSLVAFKRRKLELAAGAPRDSRRGAGYDYNDKQLRRFERELVQKSEQAYERLVASWQPSRPAGADRIDFHPTPETETTPART; encoded by the coding sequence TTGGACGTGCACCGCGACTTCGCGCAGATCGCGATCGTCGAGGCCGGGGTGGTGGTCGATGCCGGCAGGGTGGATTGCCGGCCGGAAGCGCTGCGGGCGTGGGCTGCTCAGCTGACCGTGGATGATCAGGTCGCTTTGGAGGCGACGGGCAACAGTGACGCGATCGCTGGACTGTTGTCACAACACGCGGGACGGGTGGTGGTGTCCAACCCGCTGAAGACGCGTGCGATCGCGGAAGCGAAGATCAAGACCGACAAGGTCGACGCGAGGATCCTCGCGCAGCTGCTCGCGGTGGACTTCCTGCCACCGGTCTGGCTGCCCGATGATCGCACCGCGATGCTGCGACGGATGAGCACGGCGAGAGCGAGTCTGGTCAGACAGCGCACGCAGACCAAGAACCGGGTGCATGCGGTGCTGCACCGGAACCTGATGCCGCGGCCACCTGCCACAGACCTGTTCGGCAAGACCGGACGGGCATGGCTCGAGACGCTGCCGCTGCCGAAGGACGAGCAGGACGCGGTCACGTCGCTGCTGCGACAGCTCGACTTCCTCAACACCGAGCTCGCCGCGGCGGACCGGGCGATCGCGCAGCAGGTGGTCGGCGACCAGGCGGTGCGCAGGCTGATGACCATCCCCGGCGTGGACGTGATCGTCGCGGTATCGATCATCGCCGCGGTCGGCGACTTCTCCCGGTTCGAGTCTCCCGACAAGCTCGTGGCGTATCTCGGGCTGCATCCGAAGGTCCGGCAGTCGGGGAACTCACCGGCGATCCACTCCCACATCACCAAGACGGGACGTGCGTCGACGAGAGGGATGCTGGTCGAGGCGGCATGGGTCGCGGCGAAAGCACCCGGACCGCTGCGGGCGTTCTACCACCGCGTCAAGAACCGGCGCGGGTTCCAAATCGCCGTGGTCGCGACCGCGCGCAAGATGCTCGTGCTCGCCTGGCACCTGGTCACCAAGGACGAGGACTACGCGTTCGCCCGGCCCAGCCTGGTCGCGTTCAAGCGCCGCAAACTCGAGCTGGCCGCCGGCGCCCCGAGAGACTCCCGCCGCGGAGCGGGCTACGACTACAACGACAAGCAGCTGCGCCGTTTCGAACGAGAACTGGTCCAGAAGAGCGAGCAGGCCTACGAACGCCTCGTCGCAAGCTGGCAACCATCCCGGCCGGCGGGCGCCGACCGGATCGACTTCCACCCCACCCCCGAGACGGAGACCACACCCGCGAGGACTTGA
- a CDS encoding aldo/keto reductase has translation MKYTRLGNTGLRVPRLALGCMSYGDPTRGLHNWTLDEDAAAPFFRQAVELGITLWDTANGYQQGTSEEYVGRAIRRFSRREDILVATKVFGKMHDGPGGSGLSRTAILEQVDASLTRLGTDYIDLYYIHRFDPDVPVEETMETLDGLVRAGKVRYLGASSMWAWQFAKLQTAAAVHGWSAFSAMQDQYNALKREEEREMIPLCADLGVGLVPYSPNAKGRLARPRGVETDRSRADEVAKAFDADVDGPVIDAVESVAAHRGVPMAQIALAWVLKNPVVAAPIVGATKPHHLTDAVAALDIELTDDEVTLIGDRYVTQPPFWW, from the coding sequence ATGAAGTACACGCGACTGGGCAACACCGGGCTGCGGGTCCCGCGCCTCGCCCTGGGCTGCATGAGCTACGGCGACCCGACGCGCGGGCTGCACAACTGGACCCTCGACGAGGACGCTGCGGCGCCGTTCTTCCGGCAGGCGGTCGAACTGGGCATCACGCTCTGGGACACCGCGAACGGGTACCAGCAAGGCACCAGCGAAGAGTACGTCGGCCGGGCGATCCGACGGTTCTCCCGTCGCGAGGACATCCTGGTCGCCACCAAGGTGTTCGGGAAGATGCACGACGGCCCGGGCGGGTCAGGACTCTCGCGCACTGCGATCCTCGAGCAGGTCGACGCGTCCCTGACGCGCCTGGGCACGGACTACATCGACCTCTACTACATCCACCGCTTCGACCCCGACGTCCCCGTCGAGGAGACCATGGAGACCCTGGACGGGCTGGTGCGCGCCGGCAAGGTCCGGTACCTCGGCGCATCCAGTATGTGGGCCTGGCAATTCGCCAAACTGCAGACCGCGGCCGCCGTGCACGGCTGGAGCGCGTTCTCGGCGATGCAGGACCAGTACAACGCGCTCAAACGCGAGGAAGAGCGCGAGATGATCCCGCTGTGCGCCGACCTCGGCGTCGGCCTCGTCCCCTACTCACCGAACGCGAAGGGTCGGCTCGCGCGGCCGCGCGGAGTCGAAACGGACCGGTCTCGTGCAGACGAGGTCGCCAAGGCGTTCGACGCAGACGTCGACGGTCCGGTCATCGACGCCGTCGAGTCCGTCGCCGCCCATCGCGGCGTGCCCATGGCCCAGATCGCTCTGGCCTGGGTGCTGAAGAACCCCGTCGTCGCCGCCCCTATCGTGGGAGCCACCAAACCCCACCACCTCACTGACGCTGTCGCCGCGCTCGACATCGAACTCACCGACGACGAAGTCACACTGATCGGTGACCGCTATGTGACACAACCACCTTTCTGGTGGTGA